One segment of Nostoc piscinale CENA21 DNA contains the following:
- the nblS gene encoding two-component system sensor histidine kinase NblS, with protein MLALLKTIREAIANWWSDFTLQTKLLAVATLVVSLVMSGLTFWAVNTIQQDARLNDTRFGRDLGLLLAANVTPLIAENNLTEIAQFSQRFYSSTSSVRYMLYADEGGKIFFGIPFWEPEVENSLLTIERRIQLPEDYPGNDDKPMVRQHNTPDGIVTDVFVPLIVNKKYLGVLAIGINPNQTAVISTNFTRDVTIAVFITIWVMVILAGVINALTITKPIKELLVGVKQIATGNFKQRIDLPLGGELGELILSFNDMAERLERYEEQNIEELTAEKAKLETLVSTIADGAVLIDNNMQVILVNPTARRIFGWDGHDVVGSNVLHQLPPAIQMEITRPLYEMAAGECDSAEFRIHLNQPTKRTIRILLTTVLNLQRESIKGIAITVQDITREVELNEAKSQFISNVSHELRTPLFNIKSFIETLHDYGEDLSIEQRQDFLKTVNHETDRLTRLVNDVLDLSKLESGRSYNFDGVDLAQAIEQTLRTYQLNAKDKGIELIQEVAPSLPLVMGNYDLLLQVLANLVGNALKFTKAGGKVALRAYQLDPKPHSQNQSPRVRVEVADTGIGIASEDQQAIFDRFFRVENRVHTLEGTGLGLSIVRNIVERHGSKVHLVSEVGIGTTFWFDLALCD; from the coding sequence ATGTTAGCTCTGTTAAAAACAATCCGAGAAGCGATCGCCAATTGGTGGTCAGATTTCACCCTCCAAACTAAGCTGTTAGCTGTTGCCACTTTGGTGGTTTCTTTGGTGATGAGTGGTCTGACCTTTTGGGCTGTAAATACAATTCAGCAAGATGCACGTTTGAATGACACCCGATTCGGCCGCGACTTGGGACTGCTGCTTGCTGCTAACGTTACCCCCCTCATTGCAGAAAATAATCTCACTGAGATTGCCCAATTTTCCCAAAGATTTTATAGCAGTACTTCCAGCGTGAGGTATATGCTTTACGCTGACGAAGGCGGCAAAATCTTTTTCGGGATTCCCTTTTGGGAACCAGAGGTGGAAAACTCTTTATTGACAATTGAGCGGCGGATACAATTACCAGAAGATTACCCTGGTAATGACGATAAGCCAATGGTGCGGCAACATAACACCCCAGATGGCATTGTCACGGATGTATTTGTCCCCCTCATCGTCAACAAAAAATACTTGGGTGTTTTGGCTATTGGCATCAACCCCAACCAAACGGCAGTTATTTCTACTAACTTTACCCGTGATGTTACCATCGCCGTGTTTATCACAATTTGGGTAATGGTGATCTTGGCAGGGGTAATTAATGCTTTAACCATCACCAAGCCGATTAAAGAACTGCTAGTTGGTGTCAAACAAATCGCCACCGGGAATTTTAAGCAGCGCATCGATTTACCCCTAGGCGGTGAACTCGGAGAGTTAATCCTTAGTTTTAATGATATGGCAGAGCGTCTAGAACGCTATGAAGAACAAAATATTGAGGAACTAACTGCCGAAAAAGCCAAACTCGAAACTTTAGTTTCTACTATCGCCGATGGTGCTGTGTTGATTGATAACAACATGCAGGTAATTTTAGTCAACCCCACAGCCAGAAGGATTTTCGGCTGGGACGGTCATGATGTAGTTGGTAGTAATGTCCTGCATCAATTACCACCAGCCATTCAGATGGAAATCACCCGTCCCTTGTACGAAATGGCTGCGGGTGAATGCGACAGTGCTGAGTTCCGCATTCATCTTAACCAACCAACTAAACGCACCATTCGGATTTTATTAACTACGGTACTTAATTTACAACGGGAAAGTATTAAAGGAATTGCGATTACTGTACAAGATATTACACGGGAAGTAGAACTCAACGAAGCCAAAAGCCAATTTATCAGCAACGTTTCTCACGAACTGCGGACACCGTTATTCAATATCAAATCTTTTATTGAAACTCTGCACGACTACGGCGAAGATTTGAGTATAGAACAGCGTCAAGATTTTCTCAAAACCGTTAACCATGAAACCGATCGCCTGACTCGTTTGGTTAACGATGTTTTAGACTTATCTAAGTTAGAATCTGGTCGCAGTTACAACTTTGATGGTGTAGACCTCGCCCAAGCCATCGAACAAACCCTGCGGACTTATCAACTCAACGCTAAAGATAAAGGTATTGAACTCATTCAAGAAGTTGCCCCTAGTTTACCGCTGGTCATGGGTAATTATGATTTGTTACTCCAAGTCTTAGCTAACTTGGTCGGAAATGCTCTGAAATTTACCAAAGCTGGCGGTAAAGTTGCTCTCCGCGCCTACCAATTAGATCCCAAACCCCATTCCCAAAATCAATCTCCCCGTGTGCGCGTGGAAGTAGCTGATACTGGTATTGGTATTGCTTCCGAAGACCAGCAAGCCATTTTTGACCGCTTCTTCCGCGTCGAAAACCGAGTCCACACTTTAGAAGGTACGGGCTTGGGTTTATCAATTGTCAGAAATATTGTGGAAAGACATGGTAGTAAAGTTCACTTGGTTAGTGAAGTTGGCATAGGGACAACTTTCTGGTTTGATTTAGCTTTATGTGATTAG
- a CDS encoding pyridoxamine 5'-phosphate oxidase family protein — MPRKFGEIAFTPEVQAAQLKRGSRQTYERYIANGPANDSITPQIAEFIAHLDGFYLGTVSSNGYPYIQFRGGAPGFLKVINDKTLGFADFSGNVQYITVGNLSGEAKAFIFLMDYRHRKRIKIWGTAEYIEGDAVLIEQLRIPDYPAEIERAILFHVEAMSENCPQHIPIRYSMTEVEAMMAPLQARIAELEQLLREKKFSIRLKEKLSEVVGCDFPTPKALRYMSSAVAKTSYVYFQNKI; from the coding sequence ATGCCGCGTAAATTTGGAGAAATTGCTTTTACGCCAGAAGTTCAAGCCGCACAGTTAAAAAGGGGTTCGCGGCAAACTTACGAACGCTACATTGCCAATGGCCCAGCTAATGATTCAATTACCCCACAAATTGCAGAATTTATTGCTCATCTTGATGGATTTTATTTAGGAACAGTCAGTTCTAATGGCTATCCATATATCCAGTTTCGCGGCGGAGCGCCTGGCTTTCTCAAAGTCATAAATGACAAAACCTTGGGCTTTGCTGACTTTTCTGGAAATGTGCAGTACATCACAGTCGGTAACTTATCAGGAGAAGCCAAAGCATTTATATTTTTAATGGATTACCGCCATCGAAAACGTATCAAAATCTGGGGAACCGCCGAATATATTGAAGGTGATGCTGTTTTGATTGAACAACTCCGAATCCCCGACTACCCAGCAGAAATTGAACGAGCAATTCTGTTTCATGTCGAAGCCATGAGTGAGAATTGTCCCCAGCACATTCCTATTCGCTATTCTATGACTGAAGTTGAAGCAATGATGGCTCCTTTACAAGCGCGAATTGCCGAGTTAGAGCAGTTATTAAGGGAAAAAAAATTCTCCATCCGATTAAAGGAGAAACTCTCAGAAGTGGTTGGTTGTGATTTTCCCACACCAAAAGCTTTGCGGTATATGTCTTCTGCTGTCGCTAAAACATCCTACGTATATTTCCAAAATAAAATATGA
- the tmk gene encoding dTMP kinase, protein MSGKLIVFEGVEGCGKTTQMQLCCQWLESLGISVIVTREPGGTELGIHLRRLLLEKSEDKPVADVTELLLYAADRAQHVEQELKPNLAAGKYILCDRYIDSTVAYQGYGRGLNMSLIEKLNDIATSGLTSDLTIWLDVDVEVGFSRKRGDAAGLDRIEQETIAFHRRVQQGYSQLAAAHPSRIVRVDGSLSKETVSSLIQEILRQRLQV, encoded by the coding sequence ATGAGTGGCAAATTAATTGTATTTGAAGGTGTGGAAGGCTGCGGAAAAACAACCCAAATGCAGCTTTGTTGTCAGTGGCTAGAAAGTTTGGGTATTTCAGTAATTGTCACTCGTGAACCTGGGGGAACAGAGTTGGGTATACATTTGCGGCGTTTATTGTTGGAGAAGTCGGAGGATAAACCAGTTGCAGATGTAACGGAATTGTTATTATATGCAGCAGATCGCGCCCAGCATGTTGAACAAGAACTCAAACCCAATTTAGCAGCGGGAAAATATATATTATGCGATCGCTACATTGATTCTACCGTTGCTTACCAAGGTTACGGTCGGGGTTTGAATATGAGTTTAATTGAAAAACTCAACGATATTGCTACATCTGGCTTAACTAGTGATTTGACAATTTGGTTAGATGTAGATGTTGAGGTGGGATTTAGCCGCAAACGTGGCGACGCAGCAGGTTTAGACCGCATTGAACAAGAAACCATCGCTTTTCATCGCCGTGTTCAACAAGGATATAGCCAGTTAGCTGCGGCGCATCCATCCCGCATTGTGCGAGTTGATGGTAGTTTGAGTAAAGAAACTGTCAGTAGTTTAATTCAAGAAATTCTGCGCCAACGCTTGCAAGTTTAA
- a CDS encoding WD40 repeat domain-containing protein, whose amino-acid sequence MLGASGSGKSSVVLAGLIPALQEKQHNLVVSYMTPSNNPLAQLQATLAGGENQQPAPLVDSLSLLDIENEWVPKPETAIELAKGGVAVSTTVKQTSILIIDQFEELFTLCNDETERREFIAQVLTLTQQQKVVITMRADFWGECAPYRELKELMEARQKLIAPMDGAELRKAMEMQAAQVGLRFEPGLSNTILDDVQGEPGAMPLLQHALLELWKRRHGRWLQSGEYETIGSVRMAIAQTADDVYNTLSLSEQEQVKNIFIRLTRLDDSMIQGDIRRDTRRRVWLDELVPTGSTLTSIKELVNRLAGEGARLVVTSIDSSTNKEEVEVAHEALIRYWPRLLNWLDENRTNLQLRETIRQAALDWERQQKDDNYLVHRGGRLDDAQVLSKQAGFLNQLEANYVNACVELRQRQEAEKEAHRRREIRTAWGVAGGAVVAVIISASLGLMAWSQKREAEITKAEAISQYSLALFDSHKELEALTEGIRAGKIFKEYKVTKPLVLAALQKLVYLSQQRNSFQEQNGLTSIAFSPDGQIIASASLDTNVRLWDTKGKLLKTFQGHQDKVNSVVFSPDGKTIASASDDQTIKLWDLNGNLLQTFKGHQYGVYSVVFSPDGQIIASGGNDQTIKLWDLNGNLLQTFKGHQNSVLSLAFSPNGQTIASASYDSTVKLWDLSGKELQTFKGHQERVPIKSVAFSPDGKIIASASHDKTVKLWDLNGNVLQTFQGHQNSVNSVVFSPDGTTIASAGRDNTVKLWALNGTLLQTLKGHQAWVESVVFSPDGKTIASAGGDNTVKLWNFKSQFLPTFNFTSSSMAFSPDGKTIALARGDVELWDLNGTLLQTLRHQTLVNSVAFSPDGKTITSASNDNTVKLWDLNGTLLQTFSGHQDFVNSVAFSPDGKTITSASNDKTVKLWDLNGTLLQTFSGHQDFVNSVAFSSDGKTIASASNDKTVKLWDLNGTLLRTFQGDQSSFTSLAFSPDGQIIASANDYGIVRFWDLKGKQLEVSPVNQYPISSIVFSPNGKIVAFGTRNSIILWDFDLDSLMGNACDLARDYLKNSEWVEESDRHLCDGISKPQ is encoded by the coding sequence GTGTTAGGTGCTTCTGGTAGTGGTAAATCATCAGTGGTACTAGCAGGGCTGATTCCTGCATTACAAGAAAAACAACATAATTTAGTGGTGTCATATATGACACCCAGTAATAACCCACTTGCCCAATTGCAAGCGACTCTTGCGGGAGGAGAAAATCAACAACCTGCACCTTTAGTTGACTCGTTGTCTTTGTTAGATATTGAAAATGAATGGGTTCCAAAACCAGAAACAGCCATTGAATTAGCCAAAGGTGGTGTTGCTGTCAGCACGACTGTTAAACAAACTTCTATTTTAATCATTGACCAGTTTGAGGAACTCTTTACCCTCTGTAATGATGAAACTGAACGCCGAGAATTTATCGCGCAAGTTTTAACCTTAACTCAACAGCAAAAAGTTGTAATTACCATGCGGGCAGACTTTTGGGGAGAATGCGCCCCTTACCGTGAGTTGAAAGAACTCATGGAAGCCCGACAAAAACTGATTGCGCCAATGGATGGTGCGGAATTGCGAAAAGCAATGGAAATGCAAGCTGCACAGGTAGGTTTGCGGTTTGAACCAGGGTTAAGCAATACCATTCTTGATGATGTTCAAGGTGAACCGGGGGCAATGCCATTGTTGCAACACGCACTGCTAGAGTTATGGAAGCGACGACATGGTAGATGGTTGCAGTCGGGGGAGTATGAAACAATTGGTAGTGTGAGAATGGCGATCGCTCAAACTGCCGATGATGTTTACAATACCCTATCACTGTCGGAACAAGAGCAAGTTAAAAATATTTTCATCCGCTTAACTCGCCTAGATGACAGCATGATTCAAGGAGATATCCGCCGCGATACAAGGCGCAGGGTGTGGTTAGATGAATTAGTTCCCACGGGTAGTACACTCACATCAATTAAAGAATTAGTCAATCGGTTAGCTGGGGAAGGTGCAAGACTGGTAGTTACCAGTATTGATAGTTCCACAAATAAAGAAGAAGTGGAAGTCGCCCACGAAGCATTAATTCGTTACTGGCCGAGATTGCTGAATTGGTTGGATGAAAACCGCACAAATTTACAATTAAGAGAAACTATTCGTCAAGCGGCGTTAGATTGGGAGAGGCAACAAAAAGATGACAATTATTTGGTGCATCGTGGCGGTAGGTTAGATGATGCCCAGGTGTTAAGTAAGCAAGCAGGATTTCTCAATCAACTTGAAGCTAACTACGTCAATGCTTGTGTAGAATTGCGCCAGCGCCAGGAAGCAGAAAAAGAAGCCCATCGCCGTCGAGAAATTAGAACTGCTTGGGGAGTTGCTGGTGGCGCAGTTGTGGCTGTGATTATTAGTGCTAGTTTAGGGCTGATGGCTTGGTCTCAAAAGCGAGAAGCAGAAATTACTAAAGCTGAGGCCATCAGTCAATATTCTTTAGCACTGTTTGATTCCCATAAAGAATTGGAAGCACTTACAGAAGGAATTAGGGCAGGCAAAATTTTTAAAGAATACAAAGTTACTAAACCCCTAGTTTTAGCGGCTTTACAAAAATTAGTTTATCTGAGTCAACAACGCAACAGTTTTCAGGAGCAAAATGGGCTGACAAGCATAGCTTTTAGTCCCGATGGTCAAATCATTGCTTCTGCTAGTTTGGACACAAACGTGAGACTTTGGGATACAAAAGGTAAACTCTTAAAAACCTTCCAAGGACATCAAGATAAAGTCAACAGCGTTGTTTTTAGTCCTGATGGTAAAACTATTGCTTCTGCTAGTGATGACCAAACAATAAAACTTTGGGATTTAAACGGCAACCTACTGCAAACTTTCAAAGGACATCAATATGGTGTCTATAGCGTAGTCTTTAGTCCCGACGGTCAAATCATTGCTTCTGGTGGTAATGACCAAACAATAAAACTTTGGGATTTAAACGGCAACCTACTGCAAACTTTTAAAGGACATCAAAATTCAGTTCTAAGTTTGGCCTTTAGTCCAAATGGCCAAACTATTGCTTCTGCTAGTTATGACAGTACCGTGAAACTTTGGGATTTAAGCGGTAAGGAATTACAAACCTTTAAAGGACATCAAGAAAGAGTACCGATTAAAAGTGTGGCCTTTAGTCCTGACGGTAAAATCATTGCATCTGCAAGTCACGACAAAACCGTAAAACTTTGGGATTTAAACGGCAACGTACTGCAAACCTTTCAAGGACATCAAAATTCAGTTAATAGCGTAGTGTTTAGTCCTGATGGTACAACCATTGCTTCTGCTGGTCGTGACAATACCGTGAAACTTTGGGCTTTAAACGGCACATTATTGCAAACTTTAAAAGGACATCAAGCTTGGGTTGAAAGTGTAGTGTTTAGTCCTGACGGTAAAACTATTGCTTCTGCTGGTGGTGACAATACCGTGAAACTGTGGAATTTTAAGAGTCAGTTTTTGCCAACTTTCAACTTTACGTCCTCTAGTATGGCCTTTAGTCCTGATGGTAAAACTATTGCTTTGGCTCGTGGAGATGTAGAACTTTGGGATTTAAACGGCACACTATTGCAAACTTTAAGACATCAAACTTTGGTTAATAGCGTAGCATTTAGTCCTGATGGTAAGACTATTACTTCAGCAAGTAATGACAATACCGTGAAACTTTGGGATTTAAACGGCACATTATTGCAAACTTTCTCAGGACATCAAGATTTTGTCAATAGCGTAGCCTTTAGTCCTGATGGTAAGACTATTACTTCAGCAAGTAATGACAAAACGGTAAAACTTTGGGATTTAAACGGCACATTATTGCAAACTTTCTCAGGACATCAAGATTTTGTCAATAGCGTAGCCTTTAGTTCTGATGGTAAGACTATTGCTTCAGCAAGCAATGACAAAACGGTGAAACTGTGGGATTTAAACGGCACATTATTGCGAACTTTTCAAGGAGATCAAAGTTCCTTTACAAGCCTTGCCTTTAGTCCTGATGGTCAAATTATAGCTTCAGCAAACGATTATGGAATTGTGAGATTTTGGGATTTAAAGGGTAAGCAGCTGGAAGTTTCCCCAGTAAATCAATATCCAATTTCCAGCATAGTCTTTAGTCCCAACGGTAAAATTGTTGCTTTTGGTACTAGAAATTCCATAATTTTGTGGGATTTTGATTTAGATTCTCTAATGGGTAATGCTTGTGATTTGGCGCGAGATTATCTCAAAAATAGCGAGTGGGTAGAAGAAAGCGATCGCCATCTCTGCGACGGTATCAGCAAACCTCAATAA
- a CDS encoding CHAT domain-containing protein — MNTFEINIQRKLGKNWPIVVEHSRQGELLSSRSEGTLELTAEDLQKLTSLLGQPLEYGTYLGKALFKEEIRDAFVRALHNCHTALRVLLFIEAEDLELRTLKWERLCGKIDDGWRLLTLEQRTPFSFYIPAITDRRFPPIGRRDLRALILVASPEQIGRFSLEPFDVAAAVSCVRQALGEIPSDVLATVPDAIGEPTIDELCKHLTDRTKQYTLLHIISHSRVIDNGETVLYWVKENNQVEPVTGTRLIDRLRSLTGAKSLPHFIFLSTCESASREAEAGLGGLGQRLVRDLGMPAVIAMTEKVTVKTALALGTKFYEQLRQSGEVDSALHEALAGLAERGDVTVPALFSRLGGRPLFSDQLDRDLTNAEIGYALEQFEQLLSERAPALHPRFAELAQKLGNSLGADINALSKSAREEREQALTAVNTLCEEIIDLSFNALALGQQPPTYNSHCPFLGLYPFREENREFFFGREQLIIQLNEKLTEHNFFSCVRCFW, encoded by the coding sequence ATGAACACATTCGAGATAAACATCCAGCGCAAACTAGGCAAAAACTGGCCGATAGTAGTAGAACACAGCCGACAGGGTGAACTACTATCATCGCGTTCGGAAGGAACCCTCGAACTCACAGCAGAAGACTTACAAAAACTCACCAGCTTACTGGGACAACCCCTAGAATACGGCACATATCTCGGAAAAGCACTGTTTAAAGAAGAAATTCGAGATGCCTTTGTCCGGGCTTTGCACAACTGTCACACAGCCTTGCGAGTCTTATTATTTATCGAAGCCGAAGATTTAGAACTACGAACCTTAAAATGGGAAAGACTCTGCGGCAAAATTGATGACGGTTGGCGGCTATTAACATTAGAACAGCGCACACCCTTTTCCTTTTATATTCCAGCAATTACAGACCGTCGTTTCCCTCCCATTGGTCGCAGAGACTTACGCGCCTTAATCTTAGTCGCCAGTCCCGAACAAATTGGGCGATTTAGTCTAGAACCCTTTGATGTCGCAGCCGCCGTTTCATGTGTGCGTCAAGCTTTGGGCGAAATACCATCAGACGTGTTAGCCACAGTCCCAGACGCAATTGGCGAACCAACCATAGATGAACTCTGTAAACACTTAACCGATAGAACCAAGCAGTATACATTACTGCACATCATCAGTCATAGTCGAGTCATCGACAACGGCGAAACAGTCCTTTACTGGGTGAAGGAAAATAATCAAGTAGAACCAGTCACAGGAACACGTTTAATCGACAGACTACGCTCATTAACAGGAGCCAAAAGTCTACCACACTTTATCTTTTTATCTACCTGCGAAAGCGCCAGTAGAGAAGCCGAAGCCGGGTTAGGTGGTTTAGGACAAAGACTAGTCCGAGATTTAGGAATGCCGGCAGTTATCGCCATGACAGAGAAAGTCACAGTCAAAACCGCCTTAGCATTAGGTACAAAATTTTACGAACAATTACGTCAATCTGGGGAAGTAGACTCAGCATTACACGAAGCCTTAGCCGGACTCGCAGAGCGAGGTGATGTCACTGTCCCCGCTTTATTTAGTCGCCTGGGTGGACGACCTTTATTTAGTGACCAACTAGATAGAGATTTGACGAACGCCGAAATTGGGTATGCTTTAGAACAATTTGAGCAATTATTATCAGAACGCGCCCCAGCACTACACCCAAGATTTGCAGAACTAGCCCAGAAATTAGGTAATAGTTTAGGTGCAGATATCAACGCCTTAAGCAAATCAGCCCGTGAAGAACGGGAACAAGCTTTAACAGCAGTCAATACACTTTGTGAAGAAATAATTGACCTGAGTTTTAACGCCTTGGCTTTAGGTCAGCAACCACCTACTTATAATTCTCATTGTCCTTTCTTGGGCTTGTATCCTTTCCGCGAAGAAAACCGCGAGTTTTTCTTTGGGCGAGAACAATTAATTATTCAACTCAATGAAAAACTAACAGAACATAATTTTTTTAGCTGTGTTAGGTGCTTCTGGTAG
- a CDS encoding class I SAM-dependent methyltransferase: MENLKQTIASFAKKDLEVRKNWYSPAAEAYNKARPRYPQDFIEQVIQISQLTKDSRILEVGCGPGTATISFAQLGYSMLCLEPNPDFYELAQQNCLSYPNVEIQNTSFEEWSLQSEQFDAVLAASSFHWIPAEVGYPKAASALKANGHLLLFWNKELQPSYEVYQSLSAVYQKHAPSLDRYEDWEAQQKVFQEFGNILIDSGKFQDIQFGQVKSEVVYSTDEYLTLLNTYSPYLKLEPDIKKALFSELSQRINNEFGGSLQLSYISAFHIGRKI; this comes from the coding sequence ATGGAAAACCTCAAACAAACAATAGCCAGCTTTGCAAAAAAAGATTTGGAAGTGAGGAAAAATTGGTACTCGCCAGCAGCCGAGGCTTATAACAAAGCTAGACCTCGTTATCCCCAAGATTTCATTGAACAAGTTATCCAAATTTCCCAATTAACTAAAGATTCCAGAATTTTGGAAGTAGGATGTGGCCCTGGAACAGCAACAATTTCATTTGCTCAATTAGGTTATTCAATGCTTTGTTTAGAACCAAATCCAGATTTTTATGAATTAGCTCAACAGAATTGTCTCTCATATCCAAATGTGGAAATTCAAAATACATCTTTTGAAGAATGGAGTTTGCAATCTGAACAGTTTGATGCTGTTTTAGCTGCTAGTTCTTTCCACTGGATACCAGCAGAGGTAGGATATCCCAAAGCAGCAAGTGCTTTAAAAGCAAACGGTCATTTACTTTTATTCTGGAATAAGGAATTACAACCTAGTTATGAAGTTTATCAAAGCTTGTCGGCAGTTTATCAAAAACACGCGCCATCCCTTGACCGTTATGAAGATTGGGAAGCGCAACAAAAAGTATTTCAAGAGTTTGGCAATATATTAATTGATTCAGGAAAATTTCAAGATATTCAGTTTGGGCAAGTTAAATCTGAGGTAGTTTATAGCACCGATGAATATTTAACGCTGCTCAATACTTATTCTCCTTATCTCAAATTAGAGCCAGATATTAAAAAAGCGTTATTTTCGGAATTAAGTCAACGAATTAATAATGAATTTGGTGGGAGTTTACAACTTTCATATATCTCGGCTTTTCATATTGGCAGAAAAATTTAA
- a CDS encoding alpha/beta fold hydrolase, with product MPKVQVNGIDIFYEVKGTGEPVLLIAGFMCDRTYWSLLLPHLISRYQVIRFDNRGIGQSSIPNSPYSTQEMAQDTAALLDILGLKQAHIIGHSMGGQIAQELALLYPGKVKNLILLSSLAKGNERFNSLIETWGNLAGKIDLMLYEKLILPWIFTDNFYAIPEMVDQLIEWAINYPFAPTTQGIYHQSRAIINHDTTERIKNIHCPTLVMVGKQDILTPVAFSEKLAQNIPQAELQVIEHGGHGCLIESTEIVAQAILNFLSKFK from the coding sequence ATGCCCAAAGTTCAGGTTAACGGAATTGACATATTTTACGAAGTTAAAGGTACTGGCGAACCTGTGTTGTTGATTGCAGGCTTTATGTGCGATCGCACTTATTGGTCGCTATTATTGCCACACCTAATTTCTCGGTATCAAGTTATTCGTTTTGACAACCGAGGTATCGGTCAAAGTTCTATTCCTAATAGTCCTTATAGCACTCAAGAAATGGCTCAAGATACCGCAGCACTACTAGACATTCTTGGTCTCAAACAAGCACATATAATCGGTCATTCAATGGGTGGTCAAATCGCCCAAGAATTAGCTTTGTTGTATCCTGGAAAAGTCAAAAATTTAATTTTACTTTCTTCTTTAGCTAAAGGTAATGAGCGATTTAATAGTTTAATTGAGACTTGGGGTAATCTTGCCGGGAAAATAGATTTAATGTTATATGAAAAGCTAATATTACCTTGGATATTTACTGATAATTTTTATGCTATCCCAGAAATGGTAGACCAACTAATTGAATGGGCAATAAACTATCCTTTTGCCCCGACAACACAAGGAATCTACCATCAAAGCCGCGCCATTATTAATCATGACACAACAGAGAGAATTAAAAATATTCATTGTCCAACTTTAGTCATGGTTGGTAAACAAGATATTCTCACGCCTGTAGCATTTTCTGAAAAACTTGCTCAAAATATTCCTCAAGCTGAACTACAAGTGATTGAACATGGTGGTCATGGCTGTTTAATTGAATCCACAGAAATAGTTGCTCAAGCTATACTCAATTTTTTAAGTAAATTTAAATAA
- a CDS encoding COG3650 family protein yields MKAFIPYIAFLGLNASLLAYTSSLQAVTPRSEKFIALGTEPFWSVTVSKNGIVYSSPEVKKQTFPYVQPLAAQGRPADLVRVYRLRGNNTLILQKVSACSDGMSDKNYPYSAVLILGNKVLEGCAQKQ; encoded by the coding sequence ATGAAAGCTTTTATCCCTTACATCGCTTTTTTGGGACTGAATGCTAGTTTACTGGCGTACACTTCTAGTTTGCAAGCAGTCACTCCTCGTAGTGAAAAATTTATCGCTTTAGGTACAGAACCTTTTTGGAGTGTAACTGTTAGTAAAAATGGCATTGTTTACTCTTCGCCGGAGGTGAAAAAACAAACATTCCCTTATGTCCAACCTCTAGCAGCCCAAGGTCGCCCTGCGGATTTGGTTAGAGTTTACCGACTCAGGGGTAACAATACATTGATTTTACAAAAAGTTAGTGCTTGTAGTGATGGAATGTCAGATAAAAACTACCCTTACTCGGCTGTTTTGATATTGGGTAATAAAGTGTTAGAAGGTTGCGCCCAAAAACAGTAA
- a CDS encoding class I SAM-dependent methyltransferase produces MAIEANSYYFGHPEWAKNYFEACHRSDIFKSLWQAATGSWDDKIVVDIGCGPGNLFATLGGKPKLLIGVDVSYGGLEMAQSLGYVPVLADAHNLPFISDFADIAVVNATLHHCDQMDVVLAEAARLVLPGGILITDHDPHRSAWNFQGLGMCLWQLRLGLYRLIKRGGHASADEQNWRLATEVHHLPGDGVTTEMFPRTLEPLGFTVKTYPHNHQLGTETFEGNYGQSEWKYRLAQCLSGINPNSPQAALSLMCVATRHTGEARG; encoded by the coding sequence TTGGCAATTGAAGCTAATAGTTATTACTTTGGGCATCCTGAATGGGCAAAAAACTACTTTGAAGCTTGTCACCGTAGCGATATATTCAAATCTCTCTGGCAAGCCGCCACGGGTAGTTGGGATGACAAAATTGTAGTAGACATTGGTTGCGGCCCTGGTAATCTCTTTGCCACACTAGGCGGTAAACCAAAATTACTCATTGGTGTGGATGTGAGTTATGGCGGACTAGAAATGGCGCAAAGTCTTGGCTATGTACCTGTGTTAGCAGATGCACATAACTTGCCTTTTATCTCTGATTTTGCTGATATTGCGGTGGTAAATGCCACTTTGCATCATTGTGATCAGATGGATGTGGTTTTAGCAGAAGCAGCGCGTTTAGTTCTTCCTGGGGGAATTTTAATCACCGACCATGATCCTCATCGCAGTGCTTGGAATTTTCAAGGCTTGGGTATGTGTTTATGGCAATTGCGTTTAGGACTTTACCGATTAATTAAACGCGGTGGTCATGCTTCAGCCGATGAACAAAACTGGAGACTAGCCACCGAAGTTCATCATCTTCCAGGGGATGGAGTCACAACAGAAATGTTTCCCAGAACTTTAGAACCCCTGGGGTTTACTGTAAAAACTTACCCTCACAATCATCAGTTGGGTACAGAAACTTTTGAGGGTAATTACGGTCAGTCAGAATGGAAGTATCGCTTGGCTCAATGTTTGTCGGGGATAAATCCCAATTCACCACAAGCAGCCTTATCGCTGATGTGTGTTGCTACCCGGCATACTGGTGAGGCAAGAGGCTAG